From Megalobrama amblycephala isolate DHTTF-2021 linkage group LG24, ASM1881202v1, whole genome shotgun sequence, the proteins below share one genomic window:
- the LOC125260233 gene encoding uncharacterized protein LOC125260233, which translates to MFELHVVQLELEDVDRQIRTLLEKQAELGEQQTALETSRADFHRSSGPWVLQQRKTRARPRTRTSPPPPPPIFEVSTRNRFSPLREAERDAVVIGDSIVRHVHATTAKGKVLSHCFPGARVLDVAVQVPAILNGAETIGAVVLHAGVNDTRLRQTEVLKQDFRSLIEMVRATSPATRIIVSGPLLTYRRGHERFSRLFALNEWLMSWCNEQKLLFINNWNLFWERPRLFRADGLHPSRI; encoded by the exons ATGTTTGAGCTGCATGTGGTGCAGTTGGAACTGGAGGACGTGGATCGACAGATCCGGACCCTTCTCGAAAAGCAGGCCGAGCTAGGCGAGCAGCAGACAGCGCTGGAAACTTCCCGTGCTGACTTTCACCGCTCCTCG GGACCTTGGGTGCTTCAGCAGCGGAAGACGCGAGCCAGGCCTCGGACCAGGACCTCTCCTCCTCCGCCGCCCCCGATCTTCGAGGTCTCGACACGGAACCGCTTCTCCCCTCTTCGCGAGGCGGAACGCGACGCTGTGGTCATCGGAGACTCCATCGTCCGCCACGTCCACGCTACCACAGCCAAAGGTAAGGTGCTCAGTCACTGTTTTCCTGGTGCTCGTGTTCTCGATGTCGCTGTGCAGGTTCCCGCGATCCTCAACGGTGCTGAGACCATCGGAGCTGTAGTTCTGCACGCGGGGGTGAACGACACCAGGCTGCGGCAGACGGAGGTGCTGAAGCAGGACTTCAGGAGCCTGATCGAGATGGTACGAGCCACATCGCCCGCGACGAGGATCATCGTGTCCGGACCGCTTCTGACGTACCGACGAGGACATGAAAGGTTCagtagattatttgctttaaatgaatggttgATGTCTTGGTGTAATGAACAGAAGCTGCTCTTTATAAATAATTGGAATCTTTTCTGGGAGCGTCCTAGGCTCTTCCGTGCTGATGGCCTGCACCCCAGCAGAATCTGA